One window of Chryseobacterium indologenes genomic DNA carries:
- a CDS encoding terpene synthase family protein, whose amino-acid sequence MHNENFNTLELLHKQFRYPFPTLKNPNAEQLQEITENQWIDGDYLWLYEQNPNLRKKYKKTKTAHIAAQWFPTAPPERFKPICRLMLWTLYNDDLYEESKPEDIEYVHIQSVAILNGEISAEDSRIPLGKMLASLRQELLQFIPEESIFRFTQMISRYFTGLETELKYKKHKVYPSVTECIALRENSICLYPFLQLTEIETGITLPPEIHEHPVIIRLQTLACHLVTFFNEVQSVLKDEATDSIYYNIVKVIQHEHQMSLKEACLEDLRLHNEDLKEFLELQASLPDFGIWHDAVVNWVHYMGMVLSGWKNISTKLDRYNAMEFPEARELKEKLNQL is encoded by the coding sequence ATGCACAATGAAAATTTTAACACCCTTGAACTCCTTCACAAGCAATTCAGGTATCCTTTCCCAACACTGAAAAACCCGAATGCAGAACAACTGCAGGAGATCACTGAGAATCAATGGATAGACGGTGATTATCTATGGCTTTATGAGCAGAATCCTAATCTTCGCAAAAAGTATAAAAAAACTAAAACGGCTCATATTGCAGCTCAATGGTTTCCTACTGCACCACCTGAACGGTTCAAACCGATTTGCAGACTAATGCTTTGGACCTTGTACAATGATGATCTTTATGAGGAAAGCAAACCCGAAGACATTGAATATGTACATATTCAATCCGTTGCAATATTAAATGGCGAGATAAGTGCTGAAGACTCACGAATACCGTTAGGGAAAATGTTAGCTTCTTTAAGACAGGAATTACTACAATTTATCCCAGAAGAATCAATTTTTCGCTTTACACAAATGATAAGCAGATATTTCACAGGATTGGAAACGGAATTAAAATACAAGAAACACAAAGTTTATCCCAGTGTGACTGAATGTATTGCTCTTCGTGAGAACTCTATTTGTCTCTATCCTTTTCTACAGCTTACAGAAATAGAAACGGGAATCACTTTACCTCCGGAAATACATGAGCACCCCGTAATCATTCGTTTACAAACATTGGCCTGTCATCTGGTTACTTTTTTTAATGAAGTACAGTCTGTCCTGAAAGACGAGGCAACCGACAGTATTTATTACAATATCGTAAAGGTTATTCAACATGAACATCAAATGTCACTGAAGGAGGCCTGCCTTGAAGATTTACGGCTTCACAATGAAGACCTGAAGGAATTCTTAGAATTACAAGCTTCTCTTCCCGATTTTGGAATATGGCATGATGCAGTAGTAAACTGGGTACATTATATGGGTATGGTACTTAGTGGTTGGAAAAACATATCTACAAAACTGGATCGTTACAATGCGATGGAGTTTCCGGAGGCAAGAGAATTGAAAGAAAAACTAAATCAGCTATAA
- a CDS encoding terpene synthase family protein: MREELIVPQCHYPWSTVNSPIANAFDEEEKKWYDNDYTFISEEGIKRCKPQFLSRVATYMNPTCDSIERMRPCARLMIYITIFDDFFGLTPAKELKIMADRVYEVMMGDEPRPDEIGILRQMAQARKEWITNGMPQFWIDRVSINFYEFIMYGMAEEIPFKQSETRSYPLLPHYLSFRKYSIGMWPYGDLIDPATNFALPVHIYNHPIIQRCRELLSLIIVIQNDFASLKKELEIETESLNIIFILRHQYKLSYQEACTEAMKLHDAYGQELNDLHQSLPDFGEFQEAAYDHIYHIKLQISGCANWYYNSGTNRYEPKGFIVPQYGREGDDILIPHSIFVQK; this comes from the coding sequence ATGAGAGAAGAATTAATAGTGCCTCAATGCCATTACCCATGGTCAACAGTCAATAGTCCTATTGCCAATGCCTTTGATGAGGAAGAAAAAAAATGGTATGATAATGATTATACTTTTATTTCTGAAGAAGGAATAAAAAGATGCAAACCTCAGTTCTTATCCAGAGTAGCTACTTATATGAACCCAACTTGTGACAGCATAGAACGGATGCGCCCCTGTGCCAGACTCATGATCTATATCACAATTTTTGATGATTTTTTTGGACTGACACCTGCAAAAGAGCTAAAAATAATGGCTGACCGAGTCTATGAAGTCATGATGGGTGATGAGCCTCGCCCTGACGAAATCGGAATTTTGCGACAAATGGCACAGGCAAGAAAAGAATGGATTACAAATGGAATGCCTCAATTCTGGATAGATCGTGTTTCTATCAATTTTTATGAATTTATCATGTATGGAATGGCAGAAGAGATCCCTTTCAAACAATCTGAAACCAGAAGCTATCCTCTACTTCCGCATTATCTTAGTTTTCGGAAATATTCAATCGGAATGTGGCCATACGGTGACCTGATAGATCCTGCCACTAATTTTGCACTGCCTGTTCATATTTACAACCATCCTATTATACAACGGTGCAGAGAACTGCTGTCCTTAATTATTGTGATTCAGAATGATTTCGCCTCTCTAAAAAAAGAACTCGAAATAGAAACTGAAAGTCTGAATATTATATTTATTCTCCGTCACCAGTATAAACTATCTTATCAGGAAGCCTGCACAGAAGCCATGAAATTACATGATGCATATGGTCAGGAGTTGAATGATCTACATCAATCTCTTCCTGATTTTGGAGAGTTTCAAGAAGCCGCATATGATCACATCTATCACATTAAATTACAGATAAGTGGCTGTGCAAATTGGTATTATAATTCTGGTACCAACCGATATGAACCTAAAGGATTTATTGTACCACAGTATGGTAGAGAAGGGGATGATATTCTTATTCCACACAGTATTTTTGTACAAAAATAG
- a CDS encoding L-threonylcarbamoyladenylate synthase — protein sequence MAKILKIYPDNPQENLVNEVIKTLNNGGLIIYPSDTIYALGCNIFDIKAMEKLAQLKKMKLEKSKFSIICNDLSHLSDFTRPIDTSIFRFLKSHLPGPFTFILEANKNLPLAYKGHKTIGIRVPDHPIPQLIVEKLGHPIASTSIKDDDEIIEYSTDPELIAEKYDHLVDIVIDSGYGDNVASTIVDLTSGEPEIIRQGKGII from the coding sequence ATGGCAAAAATATTAAAAATTTACCCAGACAACCCACAGGAAAATCTTGTGAATGAGGTTATTAAAACTTTAAATAATGGCGGGCTGATTATCTATCCTTCTGATACGATATATGCTTTAGGCTGTAATATTTTTGATATAAAAGCCATGGAAAAACTGGCTCAGCTCAAAAAGATGAAGCTTGAGAAGTCGAAATTCTCCATTATCTGTAATGATCTCAGCCATCTTTCCGATTTTACAAGACCTATTGACACCTCAATTTTCAGATTTCTGAAAAGTCATCTTCCCGGACCTTTCACTTTTATCCTTGAAGCGAACAAAAATTTGCCCTTAGCATATAAAGGTCATAAAACAATTGGTATCCGTGTTCCGGATCATCCGATCCCGCAGCTGATCGTTGAAAAACTGGGACACCCTATTGCTTCCACTTCTATTAAGGATGATGACGAAATCATTGAATATTCTACCGATCCTGAACTGATTGCCGAGAAATATGATCATCTGGTAGATATCGTTATTGATTCAGGATATGGAGACAACGTGGCTTCCACTATTGTAGACCTTACTTCCGGAGAACCGGAGATTATCCGTCAGGGAAAAGGAATTATTTAA
- a CDS encoding CPBP family intramembrane glutamic endopeptidase, with amino-acid sequence MGFNGKYSIGILLTFVLLVAAMLYSFPVIAMITGIRGITADSFFLSRIVIWAVLIIVFLYNRVIEKDSFLLKKESSYSILFYIKAVLSLYLICIIGGAALNAIIQFFIPEKISDKLINLVPVFKNNYLLIIFMCLTAAIAEEFLMRGYIQPRIEKIYNNPTAGVIISSVLFGILHSTYGTLGQVLGPFFIGLVFALFYKHYSNIKILIICHFMIDFISLMALNFINIKHLSVF; translated from the coding sequence ATGGGGTTTAATGGGAAATATTCTATAGGAATTTTACTCACTTTTGTGCTTTTGGTTGCAGCAATGCTTTATTCTTTCCCGGTTATCGCTATGATTACAGGAATAAGAGGAATTACTGCAGACAGCTTTTTTCTCAGCAGAATTGTGATCTGGGCCGTTTTGATCATTGTATTTCTGTACAATAGGGTCATTGAAAAAGATTCATTCTTATTAAAAAAAGAATCTTCCTATTCTATCTTATTTTATATTAAAGCAGTTCTGAGCCTTTACTTGATCTGCATTATTGGCGGAGCAGCTCTGAATGCAATAATACAGTTTTTTATCCCTGAAAAAATAAGTGATAAGCTTATTAACCTTGTCCCTGTTTTTAAGAACAATTATTTGTTAATCATTTTCATGTGCCTTACCGCTGCTATTGCAGAAGAATTCCTGATGCGGGGTTATATACAGCCAAGGATTGAAAAAATCTATAATAATCCGACTGCCGGAGTGATTATTTCATCCGTTTTATTTGGAATTCTGCACAGCACATATGGTACTCTAGGTCAGGTTCTCGGACCTTTCTTTATTGGACTTGTTTTTGCCCTGTTTTATAAACACTATTCAAATATTAAAATTCTGATCATCTGCCATTTTATGATTGACTTTATCTCTCTGATGGCCCTGAATTTTATTAATATTAAACATTTATCTGTATTTTAA
- the yaaA gene encoding peroxide stress protein YaaA, producing the protein MKIITSPAKLMNVENSTDLLKSSTPKFIEEAAFIQSYLKEKSPKYLSELMEISPKLADENWERNQKWKSKPTAKESAPAMFAFTGEVYRGLDAKTLDKNAVDYLQKNYRMLSGLYGLLKPSDKVMLYRLEMGRPFEFEQYKNLYEFWREKITEQLNSEMKKGEILLHLASNEYGKVVDRKKLNHKVIDFDFYELKEGKLKTIVVYTKHARGLVVRFCAETNAKTLEDVKAFNYEGYRIDEEKSTDTKLVFTR; encoded by the coding sequence ATGAAAATTATAACATCTCCTGCTAAATTAATGAATGTAGAAAACTCAACAGATCTGTTGAAATCTTCTACTCCAAAATTCATTGAAGAAGCAGCATTTATACAGTCTTATTTAAAAGAAAAATCACCAAAATATCTTTCCGAACTGATGGAAATATCGCCCAAACTGGCTGATGAAAACTGGGAAAGAAATCAAAAATGGAAATCAAAACCTACTGCAAAAGAATCTGCTCCGGCTATGTTTGCTTTTACAGGGGAGGTTTACAGAGGGCTGGATGCCAAGACCCTGGATAAAAATGCAGTAGACTATCTGCAGAAAAACTACAGAATGCTTTCCGGGCTGTATGGTCTGCTGAAACCTTCTGATAAAGTAATGCTTTACAGACTTGAAATGGGTCGTCCTTTTGAGTTTGAACAATACAAAAACCTGTATGAGTTCTGGAGAGAAAAGATTACGGAGCAATTGAATTCTGAAATGAAAAAAGGAGAAATTCTTCTTCATCTTGCCAGCAATGAATATGGAAAAGTAGTTGACAGAAAAAAGCTGAACCATAAAGTAATCGATTTCGATTTTTATGAATTAAAAGAGGGAAAACTGAAAACCATCGTTGTATACACCAAGCACGCAAGAGGTCTTGTGGTAAGATTTTGTGCTGAAACAAATGCCAAAACTCTGGAAGATGTAAAAGCTTTCAATTATGAGGGGTACAGAATTGATGAAGAGAAGTCTACAGATACTAAACTGGTTTTTACAAGATAA